ATATGTAGAATACGATGCGGACGGCAAGCCGATTTTTCAGCAGAAAAGAATAACCGCCATTGATTTGAAAGAGACGTTCCTCGATTTCCCGCGTCAAAACGTCATCACGGCCGACAATATTTTCATCGAAATCAATGCGCTGCTTTCCTACCAGGTCGTTGATCCCAAAAGCGTTGCCTATAAAATCAACAATCTGCCGTTTGCGCTGGAAAAGGAGACGCAAACCTGCCTGCGCAGCCTGATCGGCGAAATGACGCTCGATCAGATTCTCTCCTCACGTGAAACCATCCGGCAGAAAATTCGCGCAATGCTCGAGTCTTCCACCGAATCTTGGGGTATCAAGATCAATAATGTGGCGCTGCAGGAAATCAATCCGCCGCCGGATATTCGCGATGAGATGGAAAAAGTGATGCGCGCCGAACGCGACCGGCGCGCTACCGTCACGGCGGCGGAAGGGCAGAAAACAGCGGCTATTCTTGAATCCCAGGGACAACTGGAGGCGACGATCAACGCCGCCGAAGCGGAGAAACGCAGCCTCATCCTTAAAGCGGAAGGTGAGGCTTATGCTCGTCTGCGGCTGGCGCAGGCTGAAGCCGATGCTTTGCGTCGAATAGCCGAGGCACTGGAAAGCAAAGGCATCGAGCCGACACCGTACATGATCGCCATGCGCTATTTGGAAACGCTGAAAGAGATGGTAAGCGGCAAAGACAACAAGGTCGTATATCTTCCGATTGAGGCTGTCGGCGTGCTCGGCTCTCTCGGCGCCATTAAGGATCTCTTTAAGGACCTGAAACCGATTGAAACAAATTTCATAAGAACAGGGGGGAACAATGAGCGAGGCGATCAGTCGAATCAAGGATTGGCCTGAACATGAACGACCGCGCGAACGGCTCATGAAATACGGCGCCGAAAGCCTTTCGGAGGCTGAATTGCTGGGCATCATTCTGCGCGTCGGCAACCCGAAGGAATCGGCCATGGAATTGGCCAGACGGCTTTTGATCGAATACGGCGGACTGCGCGGCATTGATCAAAGCCAAATCGGCGAATTGTGCCGGACAAAGGGAGTCGGCTTGGCCAAAGCGGCACAGATCAAGGCTGCGCTGGAACTGGCCAAACGTTTGGTGCAGCAAAAGTGGGACGGCAAAGCCGTGCTCAACAGCGCGGAGGCAGTCTATCAGTATATCCATCTGCGGATGCGCGACCTGAAACGAGAAGAGTTTCACGTGCTCTTTTTGACCGCCCGAAACGAATTGATCGACGAAAAGACGCTCTTTGAAGGCAGCCTGATGGAAAGCGTCGTGTCGCCGCGGGAAATCATTCGCACCGCCGTACAACTGGCCGCTGCAAGCGTCATCCTCCTGCACAACCACCCCAGCGGCAACCCGTCTCCCTCCGAGGAGGACCGTCGGGCGACCGAAAAAATCAGTAAGGCATGCCGCTATGCAGACATCAGCGTGCTTGACCACATCATCATCGGCAAGGACTCTTTTTTCAGTTTTGCCGATCACGGACTTTTGCCGCGATGAAAGGACGTGCTGTATTCCTTATTTTGCTTTCCTTGCAGGTCTTGAGCTGTCGAGCGCCGCATATTGTCGGCACCACATATTTTGCTGAAAACGGCATAGAGAGAATGCCTGTCAACTTGTTGCGGGAGGAAGGACCGATGGTCATCAAAGGCATCTACTTGTCCGCTCCCCCGCTATTTCAGCAGCCTTTGATAATGACCCTCATCAAGAAACAAATTGGCTATGCCTTGTTGGATGCCCCTCTGCCCTATGAGTCAGGCGATTATTTGGAAATCCACGGCGAAACGCGAGTCAATTTGGATCTAAAAGAACTGAGGCTCCAGACTGAACTAAAAAATGTTAGACGCATCGCATCCTATGCTGCTTTGTTTAATCATGCCCAACGAGACTATTGTTTCTTTTTAGATGCTGCTGAGGCCAAAGTCGCCGATTGTCCGCAGAAATTGCCGCCTTTTCCCCAGTTTTTAGCAGTCCTGGATGAGAAGGAAAATGCTTTTGTGGCATTTTTTTCTGCCGCCGATTTGTTGTATTCGGCACAGATCGATCTCGTTTACGACGTGACGGCCAGAAAACTGAATCGCATCTACATTGATTGTCATTTCAAGGGAGAGTGATTTGAGTCGAATTCGGCTGATATTCGGATTATTGATTTCGCTGATGCCCGCGATACATGCTGAAGAGATGATGATTCGTCTCGACCTGCGCCGACTGCCGCAGCCTCTAAAACGCATAGCGCCGGATGCGGAAATTGTGGCCGTTGATCGCGTGGACGGTTTTGCAGACGTCATTGTCAATGAGACGCAGTTGAAAACGCTGCAAAAGAATGGCGTTTTTGGTAGAATTGTAATTAAGGACATTAACGCCTACGCCGATTCGCTTCGGCAAAGCGGCTACTTGGAGCACTTTCACAGTCCGCAACAAATTCTTGCCGAGCTGCAAAGGGCGGCAGCTGAATCTCCCCAAATCGTCGCTCTGCATGACATCGGAGACGGTTTTTTGAAGCAGCGCGGTCTTGGGGGGCAGGATATATGGGCGATCAAAATTTCTGACGAACCGGAAAAAGAGGACGATGACGAAGCAGATGTCCTTTTCATCGGCAACATTCACGCGCGGGAAATCATTACACCGGAAGTCATCCTTTACTTTATGAATTATCTGCTCACCCGTTACGGCAAAGACCCATGGGTGACGCATCTGGTTAACAATCGGGAGATCTGGCTTATCCCAACCATGAATCCCGAGGGATTGAATCATGTTTTTTCCGGCGATCCGGTCGATCGCGGCCGAGAAGAACGACGCAATCCTTTATGGTGGCGAAAAAACATGCGCGACAACAACGGTGACGGCATCTTTTCCCCTTATACGGACGGAGTTGATTTGAACCGCAATTGGGGCTGGCAATGGGGAATCGATGACCGCGGCTCCAGTCCGTATTACGGCGAAGTTACCTATCGAGGCGCAGCACCCTTCTCGGAGCCGGAGACGCAGGCGCTGCGTGATTTCGTCAAACAGCACCGTTTCGTCGTGTCGCTTTGTTACCACAGCTACAGCAATCTATGGCTATATCCTTGGGGCTACACTTTTGATCCCCTCCCTGAACCGGTCTTGCGTATATTTAAGGAACTGGCCGACAGCTGCACGACTTATAACGGCTATCGTTCCCTGTCTTCGTCGGAACTCTATCTTGTAAACGGCGACAGTGACGATTGGCTATGGGGCGAATGCGGCATCTATGCCTTTTCTCCGGAAGTAGGGCACCCCGATTTCGACGGCTTTTTCCCGGACACTTCCCGCATCCTGCCGTTGGTTTCCGAAAATTTGGGCGCCAATCTTTTCATGACTTATGTCGCAGGCGAAGAGCCGAGGATTTCTTTCGTAAAACTACAGGATGCCGAGGTCAATCAAACCGTCCGTATTCAGGCAACCGTTCGACCTCCGATCGTTCTAACCACGCCGGTCGAATTGGATAGTGCGGCCATTTTTCTGCATTACCGCTACTCTGATGACTTGGTTTTTCATACGATTTCTTTACAACCTGATCCGGACGCAGAGTCTTTTGTTTCTCAAATTTCCTTTTCGCGGCCGGGGCGGGTGTACTATTATGCAGAAGCCGCCGATAAGCGCGGCAGGCGCGGATATCATCCGCGAGGTGCGCCTTTGGCCGTCGATTCGCTGATAGTCTATCCGATGACAAGGGTTGCCGATATTTTCGTCGCTACACCATTCTCGGTTTTCCCAAATCCGTTCAACAGTGAAGCATTGGTCTCCTTTACCATAAACGGCCGAGAGCAGGTTCTCCTGCAGATCGTCGATCTAAGGGGAAGAGCAATTCGCACTCTATGCAATCAATTCTTGGACGAAGGCGCTTACACCTTGCGTTGGCAGGGTGATTTGGCCGACGGCTCGCAGGCTGCATCAGGAATTTACTACGTGATGCTAAAGAGCGGCAGACGCCGGAGTGTAAACAAAGTGGTTTTGCTGCGCTAACCTGCAATAAAAAAGCCGCCGAAAAAACTTTCGGCGGCTTTTTTATTGCAAAGGTTTCTACTTATTTTATCAAAGTCATTTTGTGATGGATCGTGCGTTCTCCGATCCTGAGTTCGCAAATGTAAATGCCCGAATCGACCAGGGATCCGTCGGCGTTGCGGCCGTCCCAACTAATGCGAAAAGTACCTTCATTCTGAAAACCGGAAAAGAGGCTTTTGACCATTTTTCCGGATAAGCTATAGATCGTCAGCGATACGTCGGCCGCTGAATCGACACGGTAACGGATTTCCGTCGTCGGATTGAACGGATTGGGATAATTGCTGATCAAGTCAAAGGATGCGGGCGCCAGACTGCTTTTCGCGGAAGAGAGAGCCGCTGCAACCGGTCCTTCGAACGTGCTGACGCCTTCCGTTGAAATGCTTTCGACCAAGTACCAGGCTGTATTCATATCGGCGGGCGGTTCATCCTCAAAAACATATTGGCGCGGTACGGACGAGGTTCCCTGCCCGAGGATCAATTCTTTGTTAATGCGCTCAAACCCTTCATCTTCTCGGCTGCTGCGGTAAAGATTGAAGCCGAGGTTGTTCACTTCCGTTTCAGTTCGCCATTCTATGCGGACAGACCCGGTTTCGATCGGCTCGGCTTTGAACAAAGAGAGCTGCACCGGCAGCGGAATGTCCTGAAGATTACCGGGAATCGGATAATAATCACCGGTAATGTCTCGATCGCCGGCGTCAAGGACCAAGTAAGAAGGAGATCCGGCCCAGGAGAGAGTCGCCTTCTCATCGCTGGTATTGTAATTAATGATGACACGCAAGACCGTCACCCAGTCCTTGCCGATCGAAGAATACGGCTTTTGTGCATTTTTATCATAAATGTAGGTCCAGGTCACTTTATTATAGGCCGTGCTGTAGCCGTATTTATGGGTGTAGGCAGGACGGGGGAACAGATAGTGCACGAACGAAACGGAGGTTACTCTTTTCTCTAGGGTTTTTGATATCTTGAAGCTGCCGCGGTAAAAGCTGATGAGCGGAGTTCCATAGTTGCTGAACGCCTGAACATCGACAACCAGAACACCGTTGTCGTTGCTGACCAGTTGCAGCCGCGTGAAAACTTTAGCATAGGCTTCTCCGGCAACCAGCAAGGCAAAAAGCACCAACACGATCACAATTTTTTTCATGACCAACCTCATCATGTAGTTATTGGTTAAGATCTTTTTGTTGGGCAGAGGAAAACTTGATGCAGGGTGCAAAGAGAGCCTTACTATTCCTCATTATGCATCTTATTATACAAAAAAAGTTAAAAATTCCGTAAAAAAATATCAAGCTCAAAATTTTATCACGTTTTATAGTTCTTAACAAAAATGCTCTGTCCATAAATTCCTTGAAAATGGTGCCGGAAATCGATATACTTGCGCCGAAAGAACAAAAAGGGAAAAGGATGCCGAATCAGACGATTCAGATACTTCCTGAAATCGTTGTCAACAAAATTGCCGCCGGCGAGGTGATCGACCGCCCCTCTTCTGTTGTCAAGGAGCTGGTTGAAAATGCCATTGACGCCGGCGCGACGAGCATTACAGTGCTGCTGAAGGACGGCGGCAAATCTCTGATTCAGGTTGTCGACAATGGCGTCGGCATGTCGGAAGAAGATGCCGTGCTTTCGTTTCAGCGGCATGCTACCTCCAAGATTCGTGATATACACGACGTTGAACGGGTACAGACCCTCGGTTTTCGCGGCGAGGCGCTGGCAAGTATCGCCGCTGTTTCCCGCGTCGAAATGAAGACCATTCCGCAAGGCCAATACGAGGGCACTGTGGTGCAGATTGCCGGCGGCGTCATTCATTCCGTCGGCAAAATCGGCGGCAATCCGGGTACGTCGATCGCCGTGAAAAATCTTTTTTTCAATACGCCGGCGCGGCGAAAATTTCTGCGTGCGGATTCTACGGAATATCGCCACATCCTGACCATGATGAACCGCTTTACCTTGGCTTATCCGGATATCGAATTCACCCTCTATCACCAGGATCATCAAGTCTATCATCTGGCTAAAAGTGATGCCCGTACGCGGATTGTAGAGGTCCTCGGAGTTCTCGGCGAAAATTTCCTCGAAGTGACGGATGAAAATGCGCTTTTTGAACTGCGGGGATTTATCGGCAATAAAGAGGCGCTGCGAAAGACGCGCGATGATCAATACCTCTTTGTGAATCGACGTTGGATCAACGATCGAATTCTTTCTTCAGCCGTCGCGGCCGGTTATGGAGAGATTCTGCCAAAAGATCGATTCCCCACTTATGTTTTATTCTTTACCATCGATCAGGAACGAATCGACGTCAACGTTCATCCTACAAAAAGCGAAATCAAATTTGCAGATCAACAGGCGCTGTTTCCCTTGGTGCGCAGCGCTGTCCGCAGGGCTCTTTTCAAAGAGGAGGCGGTGCCCGACATCCGCCCGACGACATCCAATACATGGCGAAAAAGCGGACGGCTCGGTTTTTCGCCGCTGGAAGAGCTGCGCAGCACCCTTTCCCAGCAACGTACGATCGATTTTGACGCCGGTCAGGCGTTTTATGCTCCCCCCAATCCGGAATCGAAAACAGCTGCGACGCCGGAAGCTGAGGCATCTGAAAAAGGAAAATTTTGGCAGATTCACAATCAGTACATTCTTTCGGAAATCAAAAGCGGGCTCGTCATCGTTGATCAGCACGCCGCCCACGAACGGATCTATTACGAACGCGTCAAATCGGCGCTGCGCAACCGCAATGCCGCATCGCAGCAGCTGCTTTTCCCTCATACCATCGATCTGCCGGCAGAGGATTACGAGCTGTTGCTTGAGATTTTGCCGTTTTTAGAGCGTATGGGATTCGTCATTAAGGGTTTCGGCTCGCGCACCGTGGTGTTGGAAGGGATACCGGCCGATCTGCGCATCCGCGCTGAGGAAAAGATCTTGCCGGAAATTCTCGATGAATACAAACTGAATCAGACCACCGAAACCGACGTGCAGGAGCGGGTGGCGAAAAGTGTAGCTTGTCGCGCCGCCGTCATGAGCGGCGACAAGTTGTCGGAAAAAGAGATGAACGCTCTGATCGATCAGCTCTTTGCCTGCGAAACGCCCTACTTTTGCCCGCACGGAAGGCCGACCATGATTACTTTGACTTTGGAAGAACTTGACCGCCGTTTCGAACGTACATAAAGTGTTGGTGCTCGTCGGCCCGACGGCTGTCGGTAAAACTGCTCTTTCGCTGCTCGTTGCGGAGCAGGTCGGAGCCGAGATCGTTTCGGCCGACTCGCGCCAAGTCTACTGCCATATGGACATTGGCACGGCCAAGCCCACTCCGGAAGAACGTCGACGCGTGCCGCACCATTTTATCGATGTGCGCTCACCGGCCGACTATTACAGCGCCGGCGAATACGGCAGAGAAGCGAGGGCGTGCATCGAGAAATTGCTGGCTGACGGCCGACCCGTCATGATCGTCGGCGGCTCGGGATTTTATCTCCACGCGCTGATCGACGGACTCTTTGCGCCGCCCCTTTCGGATCCGCAGATCAAAGAGCTTTGGCGACGGCGCATTGCCGAGGAAGGCAAGGAGGCGGTCTTTGATTTTCTTCGACGCATCGATCCAATGACGGCCGCTCGCCTGCATTGCAACGATACGCAGCGGGTGGTGCGCGCCTTGGAGGTCTATTCCTTGACCGGTCGTCCGATTTCCGCTTGGCAAAAGGGTGAAGAAGAACCGGCAAGTTTTCCGACCTTTTGGATTGGGCTGACGAGGTCTCGCGAACAATTGTACAAGCGAATCGAGCAGCGCGTGGACGAAATGATTGCCGCCGGCTTGGTGGAAGAAGCCGAGTCGTTGCTGCAGATGGGCTTTTCGCCGGACCTCAATTCGCTGAGGACCGTGGGATACCAGGAGGCCTTTGCCTTTTTGGCCGGAAAAATGAGCCGTGAGGAGATGATCCGACAAATCAAACTCGAAACGCGACGCTATGCCAAGCGGCAATTGACCTGGTTTCGTCGTGATGACCGCATTCTTTGGATTGACCTCGATCAAAGAGAAACCGAAGAGGCGGCACAGGAGATCCTTCAGATTTGGCGGAATGAACCGTAAAGGCGCCGATGTTGCTGTTCAGGTTGGTGGGAGTAAAATCATGCACAAAAGAACAATTTCACTGTTGAGCGTATTTTTTGCGGCAGCTTTTCACTTAGAGCTTTTTGCGTCAGACATTTTCTTCAGACAGCAGATTCGGCAGGAGGCCGTCACTCCTTCAGGGCAGATCCGAACGACAGTTGAAGATACGGCCGTTGTATGGTTGACCGGCGGAAGAGCCTCGATCAACAGCCGCGAATACAAAACCGTGCTTGATTGGCAAAAAAAGCTGCTTCTGATTGCCGATCATAGAAAAAAGACCATCGTACAGATTTCGCTCGATTTCGACAGGCCGATCGAACAGGCGGCTGCGGGAATGAGTCCCCAGGAACGCGCAGAATTCCAAAGAATGATGGGGCAGACGGCCGACCTTCGGGTTTCTGTACAAGCGATAAACGAGCGCAGAACGATCGGTCGATGGGAATGCCGCAAATATGTGCAAACCTTAGAATCGGGCGCGACCAAAATCAATACGGAGATTTGGGCGACGCAGGACATAGCGGCGGATGAACAGCTCTACGCCATCTATTCTGCGGCACTTTTCGCACAGATTCCCGGCGTCGGGCCTAATTTAAAGTCCGTGATGGAGGAGATGAAAAAGATCAAGGGCGTTTACGTTTTGCTGCTGCAGCAGAGGGAGATGATAGGCCAAACCTCTACGAGCCGCATTGAGCTTTTGGAATATCGTGAGGCTGCCGCGCCGGCCGATGCGTTTGCCATGCCGGCCGATTATCGGAAGCAGGCGCTTTGAGGGGTCAGTTAGAGTTCTCCTCGTTTGCTTGTTCTTCGAGGCGACGAACATTCGGCGGGTTCCAGCCGACGACGGAGCGGCTGCGAATACGGGTCAAATAGGGAGAAAGAACGGTGCCGGGGAGAACGCGCACGTCGTCCTCGATTTTAATGGCGCCCATGCCGGTACCGGCGCCGATGATGCAGCGGTTTCCGATCTCGATCAGGCCGTAACGAAAGCGCCCTCCGCCTTCATAGGCATGAACGGTCAAGCGTGAAAAAGCGCCGATGAGCGTGTTGTCGCCGATAAAAATCAACTCCGGGCGAAAGTGATCCAGCCAAACGCCCTGCATGATTTCAGTGTTTTTGCCGATGTGCACGCCCATAAACCGAAGGAACTTGTTCTTCAGCGGGGTGCCCTTCATAATCAACGACAGAATAAGTTGAAGGAACAAAAGTATGCGGCGCGGAGTCGAAACGTTGAGCTTTCGCCAATTGATCGCGTTTTTCTCTTCCGGAAGGCCGAGACCGTGGAAAGTGTAGTGGCGTTTTACGGGCGTCAGAAACTGCTCGAGAGCGCGGCGGCCTTCAGGCGTACGCGGATCGAGATGGTCGACCGGCACCCCCTGGCCGCCCGAACTCTTTGAGATATAAATTTGGCGGCCTTTACGTCTTCCCAGCTTGACGGCGCGTAAGACCATTTCGGTCGTTACTTTACGCATGACCTCTTCGGGTGAAAGATCCCGAAAGCGTTTCATAACAGCCTCCAAAACTCAATTCGAACGTTACGGAGTCGGCTATATGACAATTAACGAGGTTGTCGCCAAACATCGCGATTTTTTTATGAAAATTCCCGGCATTACGGGAATCGGCGTCGGCAGGGAAGGGGAAAAGGAAGTCATTGTCGTGCTGGTTATCGAAAGCCGTCGACAATTGCTGCGCCGAATTCCTGGAGAGCTTGAGGGTTTTCCGGTTGTTATTCGCGAAAGCGGCGCAATCGAGGCTCTGTAAACCGCTGTCCGACCTGAAAAGCGTCTATTCGAGCGAAAGGATCCACTGCGCCGCTTCGGAAAGGCTGCACGCCGTAAAGTCTGCAGCTGATTCGCCGGTATCCTGAAGCAGACGCACGGTGCGGCATCCTGCGGCGTGTCCGGCCTGAACGTCCTCTTCTTTGTCGCCCACCATAAACGACGCCTGCAGATTGATGCCGTACTCTTTGTGCGCCGTCAGCAGCATGATTGGCGACGGTTTACGGCAGCCGGAAATGGGGTTATTGGGGTCATCCAGGCAGTAATAAACCGCAGTAAAAAGCTCGGGTCCGAGCAGATCAAGCGTTCTTTCGTTGACCAGCGTGACCTGTTCTTCGGTTATCAGGCCGCGGCCGACGCCCGACTGGTTGCTGATAATGAACAGGCAAAAGCCCGCCGCATGAAGCAGGCGACAGGCTTCCGCAGCGCCCGGCATGAGAGTCACTTTTTCCGGATCGCCGTTGTAAGGCACGTTTACGATCAATGTGCCGTCGCGATCGAAAAAGACGGCTTTTTTCAGATATGCCTTCATGTCCTGCCGACAAAAAGGGTACTGTTCGAGGCGAGCTCTGCTCGCAGCTCTTCCGGCGTGACCGTTGCCGTGCCGAGTTTGCCGACGACGATGCCCGCCGCGTGGTTTGCGATTTCCGCCGCCTCGACGGCTGAAAGGCCCGCTGCCAGCGCAGCGGTGACAAAGGCAATGACCGTATCGCCCGCGCCGGAAACATCGTAAACATCGCGGGCGCGCGTCGGCGTGTGATAAGGTTCGTTCGGCGGATCGAACAGCATCATCCCTTCCTCGCCCATCGTGATCAGAAGCAAAGAAACCCGCCACTTTTCCAAAAGCAGCCTGCCGACTTTGATCAGCTCTTCGTGTTCTTCGCTCTCAGGTAATCCCAACCACTGGAAAGCCTCTTTGCGGTTCGGCTTGACCAGCGTCACCCCCGACCAATCCAGAGGGTTGTTCGGATTCGGATCCACCGTAATGATGCGCATGTGCTCTTCCGCCAACGCCACGAGTCCGTCGAGCAGCGGCTGCGTGATAAAGCCTTTGCCGTAATCTTCGACGATGACGGCGTCGATCGAGGAAAACAGCGGCCTGATCCGTTCCAATACCGTCTCGACTTCTTCAGGCCGGATCAGCCGCCTTTTTTCGCGGTCGACACGCACCACCTGCTGATGTCTGGCGATGATCCGTGTTTTGACGATCGTGTGAAAATCATCCGCCTGAAAAACCGCTTCGTTCGAAATGTTGCTGCGTCCAAACAACTCGAGCAGTTTTTCGCCGGCCGCGTCGTTTCCCAACAACCCGCCGAGAGCGGTTCGGATGCCGAAATCCGCCAGATTTCTCGCCACATTGGCTGCCCCGCCTGGATACCAGCTCTCGCCGGTCACCTGCACGACAGGCACCGGCGCCTCGGGGGATATGCGGTCTACCTTGCCCCAAATAAATTCGTCGAGCATGAGGTCGCCCAACACCAGAATGCGCTGCTTTTGTAACAAGCTGATGATTTCATCGATCCGCTGCAGAGAATCCATCGGTTATCCTTCAGTCTTTACTCGCGCCAAAGAGCTTGCATAATTTACAAAGAATGCTTATTTTTTCAATCAGAATATCGACCAAATAGAGGCGCCCGACGCAAAAGTATTCTTTTGGAGAAGCGACGGCTTTGACGAAGAAAGAAGAAAGGGCGAAGGGCCGAAACGATGCAGATCCGTCGACTGCGTCGTTGGGCCGGCATGTGAATAACTGCCGGACTGTCACGGGCAAAGAAGGTTCGTGGAGCGCTATTTGGCTGATCGCTTATGCTGCACATGAGCTGATGCAGTCAAAAAGGCTTCCCTTCTTGCGGGCGGCCATTTTTTTTATCAGCCCGTAACCTGGTTTATTTCCACGTGCCAAACTGCCAATCGATTTAGGAAAGGAAGGGAACAACATGCTGGTAATGAAATTCGGCGGCACTTCCGTCGGCAATGCGGCTGCCATGCAAAGAGTCTGTTCGATCATCGCCGGACGTTCGGCGCAAAAGCCGGTCGTCGTTACTTCCGCGGTCGGCGGTGTGACCAATAAGCTGGTTCGCCTGGCCAAGTTGGCGGGGCAAGGCGAACGAAAAGATGCCGAATCACTTTTGGAAGAAATTATAGTCCAGCACCGAACCATCGCCGAGGAACTTGATCTGTTTACCGATCAAGTTTTTGCAGCCGCTTTCCAACAGGCGGAAATTTTGCTGCGCGATGCGGTCGCCCGCGTATTTACCGACGGCAGACTCATTGATGAATCCTATGACGCCGTCATCAGCACCGGTGAATTCTTTACCGCCAACATGCTGCCGGCAGTGCTCCGAAAGAACGGTCTTGCCGCCGTTTTTGCCGATGCCCGCGCAATGATGATGACCGACGACCACTTTGGAGCGGCGCGGCCGTTGCTCGAGGAATCGACGCCCCGCGCCCGCAGCATACTGGTGCCGCTTGTAGAAAGCGGCAAAATTCCTGTAACCCAAGGCTTTGTCGGTTCAACGCTCGACGGCCGCACCACGACTTTAGGGCGCGGCGGCTCCGACTATTCGGCTACCCTTTTCGGCGCCATGCTGCAGGTAGGGCTTGTGGAAATATGGTCGGACGTCGACGGCGTACTCACTGCCGACCCCTCTTTGGTCCCCGATGCCCATCGTAT
The candidate division KSB1 bacterium DNA segment above includes these coding regions:
- a CDS encoding SPFH/Band 7/PHB domain protein, encoding MDSIFYYVLGIVGALILLGYFIFKGVVIVRQAEAMVIERLGKFHRLLYSGLNWIFPIIDKPRALDWRYVEYDADGKPIFQQKRITAIDLKETFLDFPRQNVITADNIFIEINALLSYQVVDPKSVAYKINNLPFALEKETQTCLRSLIGEMTLDQILSSRETIRQKIRAMLESSTESWGIKINNVALQEINPPPDIRDEMEKVMRAERDRRATVTAAEGQKTAAILESQGQLEATINAAEAEKRSLILKAEGEAYARLRLAQAEADALRRIAEALESKGIEPTPYMIAMRYLETLKEMVSGKDNKVVYLPIEAVGVLGSLGAIKDLFKDLKPIETNFIRTGGNNERGDQSNQGLA
- the radC gene encoding DNA repair protein RadC; translated protein: MSEAISRIKDWPEHERPRERLMKYGAESLSEAELLGIILRVGNPKESAMELARRLLIEYGGLRGIDQSQIGELCRTKGVGLAKAAQIKAALELAKRLVQQKWDGKAVLNSAEAVYQYIHLRMRDLKREEFHVLFLTARNELIDEKTLFEGSLMESVVSPREIIRTAVQLAAASVILLHNHPSGNPSPSEEDRRATEKISKACRYADISVLDHIIIGKDSFFSFADHGLLPR
- a CDS encoding M14 family zinc carboxypeptidase, with product MSRIRLIFGLLISLMPAIHAEEMMIRLDLRRLPQPLKRIAPDAEIVAVDRVDGFADVIVNETQLKTLQKNGVFGRIVIKDINAYADSLRQSGYLEHFHSPQQILAELQRAAAESPQIVALHDIGDGFLKQRGLGGQDIWAIKISDEPEKEDDDEADVLFIGNIHAREIITPEVILYFMNYLLTRYGKDPWVTHLVNNREIWLIPTMNPEGLNHVFSGDPVDRGREERRNPLWWRKNMRDNNGDGIFSPYTDGVDLNRNWGWQWGIDDRGSSPYYGEVTYRGAAPFSEPETQALRDFVKQHRFVVSLCYHSYSNLWLYPWGYTFDPLPEPVLRIFKELADSCTTYNGYRSLSSSELYLVNGDSDDWLWGECGIYAFSPEVGHPDFDGFFPDTSRILPLVSENLGANLFMTYVAGEEPRISFVKLQDAEVNQTVRIQATVRPPIVLTTPVELDSAAIFLHYRYSDDLVFHTISLQPDPDAESFVSQISFSRPGRVYYYAEAADKRGRRGYHPRGAPLAVDSLIVYPMTRVADIFVATPFSVFPNPFNSEALVSFTINGREQVLLQIVDLRGRAIRTLCNQFLDEGAYTLRWQGDLADGSQAASGIYYVMLKSGRRRSVNKVVLLR
- a CDS encoding T9SS type A sorting domain-containing protein; this encodes MKKIVIVLVLFALLVAGEAYAKVFTRLQLVSNDNGVLVVDVQAFSNYGTPLISFYRGSFKISKTLEKRVTSVSFVHYLFPRPAYTHKYGYSTAYNKVTWTYIYDKNAQKPYSSIGKDWVTVLRVIINYNTSDEKATLSWAGSPSYLVLDAGDRDITGDYYPIPGNLQDIPLPVQLSLFKAEPIETGSVRIEWRTETEVNNLGFNLYRSSREDEGFERINKELILGQGTSSVPRQYVFEDEPPADMNTAWYLVESISTEGVSTFEGPVAAALSSAKSSLAPASFDLISNYPNPFNPTTEIRYRVDSAADVSLTIYSLSGKMVKSLFSGFQNEGTFRISWDGRNADGSLVDSGIYICELRIGERTIHHKMTLIK
- the mutL gene encoding DNA mismatch repair endonuclease MutL; its protein translation is MPNQTIQILPEIVVNKIAAGEVIDRPSSVVKELVENAIDAGATSITVLLKDGGKSLIQVVDNGVGMSEEDAVLSFQRHATSKIRDIHDVERVQTLGFRGEALASIAAVSRVEMKTIPQGQYEGTVVQIAGGVIHSVGKIGGNPGTSIAVKNLFFNTPARRKFLRADSTEYRHILTMMNRFTLAYPDIEFTLYHQDHQVYHLAKSDARTRIVEVLGVLGENFLEVTDENALFELRGFIGNKEALRKTRDDQYLFVNRRWINDRILSSAVAAGYGEILPKDRFPTYVLFFTIDQERIDVNVHPTKSEIKFADQQALFPLVRSAVRRALFKEEAVPDIRPTTSNTWRKSGRLGFSPLEELRSTLSQQRTIDFDAGQAFYAPPNPESKTAATPEAEASEKGKFWQIHNQYILSEIKSGLVIVDQHAAHERIYYERVKSALRNRNAASQQLLFPHTIDLPAEDYELLLEILPFLERMGFVIKGFGSRTVVLEGIPADLRIRAEEKILPEILDEYKLNQTTETDVQERVAKSVACRAAVMSGDKLSEKEMNALIDQLFACETPYFCPHGRPTMITLTLEELDRRFERT
- the miaA gene encoding tRNA (adenosine(37)-N6)-dimethylallyltransferase MiaA encodes the protein MTAVSNVHKVLVLVGPTAVGKTALSLLVAEQVGAEIVSADSRQVYCHMDIGTAKPTPEERRRVPHHFIDVRSPADYYSAGEYGREARACIEKLLADGRPVMIVGGSGFYLHALIDGLFAPPLSDPQIKELWRRRIAEEGKEAVFDFLRRIDPMTAARLHCNDTQRVVRALEVYSLTGRPISAWQKGEEEPASFPTFWIGLTRSREQLYKRIEQRVDEMIAAGLVEEAESLLQMGFSPDLNSLRTVGYQEAFAFLAGKMSREEMIRQIKLETRRYAKRQLTWFRRDDRILWIDLDQRETEEAAQEILQIWRNEP
- a CDS encoding DapH/DapD/GlmU-related protein, encoding MKRFRDLSPEEVMRKVTTEMVLRAVKLGRRKGRQIYISKSSGGQGVPVDHLDPRTPEGRRALEQFLTPVKRHYTFHGLGLPEEKNAINWRKLNVSTPRRILLFLQLILSLIMKGTPLKNKFLRFMGVHIGKNTEIMQGVWLDHFRPELIFIGDNTLIGAFSRLTVHAYEGGGRFRYGLIEIGNRCIIGAGTGMGAIKIEDDVRVLPGTVLSPYLTRIRSRSVVGWNPPNVRRLEEQANEENSN
- a CDS encoding HAD family hydrolase, giving the protein MKAYLKKAVFFDRDGTLIVNVPYNGDPEKVTLMPGAAEACRLLHAAGFCLFIISNQSGVGRGLITEEQVTLVNERTLDLLGPELFTAVYYCLDDPNNPISGCRKPSPIMLLTAHKEYGINLQASFMVGDKEEDVQAGHAAGCRTVRLLQDTGESAADFTACSLSEAAQWILSLE